Proteins found in one Phycodurus eques isolate BA_2022a chromosome 18, UOR_Pequ_1.1, whole genome shotgun sequence genomic segment:
- the tmem121ab gene encoding transmembrane protein 121Ab, protein MVLPPPDKRHVCLTTIVIMTSMAFMDAYLVEQNQGPRKIGVCIIVLVGDVCFLIVLRYVAVWVGAEVRTARRGYAMILWFLYIFVLEIKLYFVFQNCKADRKSLETVARKALTLLLSVCVPGLYLVLVALDRMEYLRTFRKKEDMRSRLFWVALDLLDLLDIQANLWEPQRTGLPIWAEGLMFFYCYILLLILPCVSLSEISMQGEHMTPQKMMLYPVLSLVTINMVTILIRGVNMVLFQDSRVSTIFVGKNVVAIATKASTFLEYRKQVKDFPHPQNAMAMELQQNSVGHTQTLPNATTLPHEPTPAQDAIDT, encoded by the coding sequence ATGGTTTTGCCACCCCCCGACAAACGCCACGTGTGCTTGACCACCATTGTCATCATGACCAGCATGGCCTTCATGGACGCCTACCTGGTGGAGCAGAACCAGGGTCCCAGGAAGATCGGCGTGTGCATCATAGTGCTGGTCGGGGACGTGTGTTTCCTCATCGTGCTGCGCTACGTGGCGGTGTGGGTCGGGGCCGAGGTGCGCACGGCCCGGCGAGGCTACGCCATGATCCTCTGGTTCTTGTACATCTTCGTGCTGGAGATCAAGCTGTACTTCGTCTTCCAGAATTGTAAGGCCGACAGGAAGAGTCTGGAGACGGTGGCGAGGAAAGCATTGACGTTACTTTTATCGGTCTGTGTGCCCGGTTTGTACTTGGTTCTGGTGGCTCTTGACCGCATGGAATATCTGAGGACTTTCCGCAAAAAGGAAGACATGCGGAGCCGTTTGTTCTGGGTGGCACTGGACTTACTGGATCTTCTGGACATCCAAGCTAATTTGTGGGAGCCCCAACGCACGGGCCTTCCCATCTGGGCCGAGGGTCTGATGTTCTTCTACTGCTACATTTTGCTCCTCATCCTCCCCTGCGTATCGCTCAGCGAGATCAGCATGCAGGGTGAGCACATGACCCCTCAGAAGATGATGCTCTACCCGGTCCTGAGCCTGGTCACCATCAACATGGTCACCATCCTGATCCGAGGCGTCAACATGGTACTCTTTCAAGACAGCCGCGTCTCCACCATCTTTGTCGGCAAGAACGTGGTGGCCATCGCCACCAAGGCGTCCACCTTCCTGGAGTACCGCAAGCAGGTGAAGGACTTCCCGCACCCGCAGAACGCCATGGCCATGGAACTGCAGCAGAACTCGGTCGGCCACACGCAGACGCTGCCCAACGCCACGACTTTGCCGCATGAACCCACGCCGGCACAGGACGCCATTGACACATGA